The Amycolatopsis sp. DG1A-15b genome window below encodes:
- a CDS encoding phosphopantetheine-binding protein, whose amino-acid sequence MSIETTAANEVTVLAQLGGMLRELLEEYGLDDTEITMDTTFHDDLELESVDLVALSGQLREHYGDRVNFATFIAERDLDEIIALTVGELVRYIVASLRATA is encoded by the coding sequence ATGAGCATCGAGACCACGGCCGCGAACGAGGTGACCGTGCTCGCCCAGCTCGGCGGAATGCTGCGGGAGCTGCTCGAGGAGTACGGCCTCGACGACACCGAGATCACCATGGACACGACGTTCCACGACGACCTCGAACTGGAGAGCGTCGACCTGGTGGCGCTGTCCGGGCAGCTGCGCGAGCACTACGGCGACCGCGTCAACTTCGCGACCTTCATCGCCGAGCGCGACCTGGACGAGATCATCGCGCTGACCGTCGGCGAGCTCGTGCGGTACATCGTCGCCTCCCTGCGGGCGACGGCGTGA
- a CDS encoding alpha/beta hydrolase, whose product MSRIRAGELDVHVQRLTPDVPLDGDAPIVVCVHGLLTDSLASYYFTLGPAFAARGLDVLMYDLRGHGRTTRPSSGYHLERFVDDLVAVLDACDVTRPVHVVGNSFGASVAFGLAAARPDRVASVVVIEGEPPTEEWTRHMADGLADAKTRLAIDEVIGWIADNHGAHTARLSKAANKILQTTTIADDIPCSATIAADLSAVRCPVFAIFGGDSGLSAQVPHFETHLERCRCVVLPDQGHSVLVERTAEVTELIFGWVRDTARTRARVR is encoded by the coding sequence GTGAGCCGGATCCGCGCGGGTGAGCTGGACGTGCACGTCCAGCGGCTCACCCCGGACGTGCCGCTGGACGGCGACGCGCCGATCGTGGTCTGCGTCCACGGCCTGCTCACCGACAGCCTCGCCAGCTACTACTTCACGCTCGGCCCGGCCTTCGCCGCGCGCGGGCTCGACGTGCTGATGTACGACCTGCGCGGGCACGGCCGCACCACGCGGCCGTCGTCCGGGTACCACCTGGAGCGGTTCGTCGACGACCTCGTCGCGGTCCTCGACGCGTGTGACGTCACCCGGCCGGTGCACGTCGTCGGCAACTCCTTCGGCGCTTCGGTGGCGTTCGGGCTGGCCGCCGCCCGGCCCGACCGGGTGGCGAGCGTCGTCGTGATCGAGGGCGAGCCCCCGACCGAGGAGTGGACCCGGCACATGGCCGACGGTCTCGCCGACGCCAAGACCCGGCTGGCGATCGACGAGGTGATCGGCTGGATCGCCGACAACCACGGCGCACACACCGCGCGGTTGTCCAAGGCCGCGAACAAGATCCTCCAGACGACCACGATCGCCGACGACATCCCGTGCAGCGCGACGATCGCGGCGGACCTGTCGGCGGTGCGCTGCCCGGTGTTCGCCATCTTCGGCGGCGACTCCGGGCTCTCGGCGCAGGTGCCGCACTTCGAGACGCACCTGGAGCGGTGCCGCTGCGTGGTGCTGCCCGACCAGGGACATTCGGTGCTGGTCGAGCGGACCGCCGAGGTCACCGAGCTGATCTTCGGCTGGGTCCGCGACACCGCGCGCACGCGGGCACGGGTGCGGTAG
- a CDS encoding nucleotide disphospho-sugar-binding domain-containing protein: MARFLFVVPPLVGHVNPAVGVAAELTARGHEVAWAGHGELLWQLAGPEALVFSCAAGEPPVRPAGLKGPAALRFLWQDFLVPLADAMAPGVAAALDAFEPHVVVADQQALAGGLLADAGGLPWVTSATTSAELVDPLAGMPKVGEWVGSLLDGLRARIAGGRGTADPRFSPHGVLAFTTRELLGAITLPPSVRLVGPALGARPSTTDFPWEWLDPLRPTVLVSLGTANTSAGAGFLAATAEAFAGTSVRAVIADPGGVLGEVPPNVLVRPRVPQLPLLSRVDAVLCHAGHNTVCETLWHGLPLVVAPIRDDQPIVAAQVVAAGAGIRLRFGRADAPRIAAAVEEVLTEPAYRRAAETVAASFRTAGGSPAAAGHLEQLALESLAHLRA, encoded by the coding sequence GTGGCCCGCTTCCTCTTCGTCGTCCCGCCCCTGGTCGGGCACGTCAACCCGGCCGTCGGCGTGGCGGCCGAGCTCACCGCACGCGGCCACGAGGTCGCTTGGGCGGGCCACGGCGAACTGCTGTGGCAGCTGGCCGGCCCGGAGGCGCTCGTGTTCTCCTGCGCCGCGGGGGAGCCGCCCGTGCGCCCGGCCGGGCTGAAGGGGCCGGCGGCGCTGCGCTTCCTCTGGCAGGACTTCCTCGTCCCCCTGGCCGACGCGATGGCGCCCGGCGTGGCGGCGGCGCTCGACGCCTTCGAACCACACGTCGTGGTCGCCGACCAGCAGGCACTGGCCGGCGGATTGCTCGCGGACGCCGGCGGCCTGCCGTGGGTCACGTCGGCGACGACATCGGCCGAGCTCGTCGACCCGCTGGCCGGGATGCCGAAGGTCGGGGAGTGGGTCGGTTCGCTGCTCGACGGGCTCCGCGCGCGGATCGCCGGCGGCCGGGGCACGGCGGACCCGCGGTTCTCACCCCACGGCGTCCTCGCCTTCACCACCCGCGAACTGCTCGGCGCGATCACCCTGCCGCCGTCGGTCCGGCTCGTCGGGCCCGCGCTCGGCGCGCGACCGTCCACAACGGACTTCCCGTGGGAGTGGCTCGACCCGCTGCGGCCGACCGTACTGGTCTCCCTCGGCACCGCGAACACGTCCGCGGGCGCGGGGTTCCTGGCGGCGACGGCGGAGGCGTTCGCCGGGACGAGCGTGCGCGCGGTGATCGCCGACCCGGGGGGCGTGCTCGGCGAGGTCCCGCCGAACGTCCTGGTGCGGCCGCGGGTTCCGCAGCTGCCGCTGCTGTCGCGGGTCGACGCGGTGCTGTGCCACGCGGGCCACAACACGGTCTGCGAAACACTGTGGCACGGACTGCCGCTGGTGGTGGCCCCGATCCGGGACGACCAGCCGATCGTCGCGGCCCAGGTGGTCGCGGCGGGTGCGGGGATCCGCCTGCGGTTCGGCCGCGCGGACGCACCCCGCATCGCGGCGGCGGTCGAGGAGGTGCTGACGGAACCGGCGTACCGGCGCGCGGCCGAGACGGTGGCGGCCTCGTTCCGCACGGCGGGCGGCAGCCCGGCGGCCGCGGGGCACCTGGAACAGCTGGCGTTGGAGAGCTTGGCGCACCTGCGGGCCTGA
- a CDS encoding GNAT family N-acetyltransferase yields MDTGWPAREGAAYYAGLVEDPACLCLLAGAGAGHLVGRLRGPDPLRPGAVTAVLESMRVAPDRRREGVGGALVDAFVAWARERGTNEMTVQAYAQNAGALDFYRARGFRPFLVALTRS; encoded by the coding sequence ATGGACACCGGCTGGCCCGCCCGCGAAGGCGCGGCCTATTACGCGGGTCTCGTCGAAGATCCGGCGTGCCTGTGCCTGCTGGCCGGTGCGGGCGCCGGTCACCTGGTCGGGCGGTTGCGGGGCCCGGACCCGCTGCGGCCGGGCGCCGTGACGGCCGTGCTCGAGAGCATGCGCGTCGCTCCGGACCGCCGTCGCGAGGGAGTGGGTGGCGCGCTCGTGGATGCGTTCGTGGCGTGGGCTCGCGAGCGCGGCACGAACGAAATGACCGTGCAGGCGTACGCGCAGAACGCCGGTGCACTCGATTTCTACCGCGCGCGCGGGTTCCGCCCGTTTCTGGTGGCCTTGACGCGCAGCTGA